A single genomic interval of Polynucleobacter necessarius harbors:
- a CDS encoding polyprenyl synthetase family protein produces MPSTVKINDLSQILASIALDFKALDEVIRQRLVSKVALIDQISTYIIQAGGKRVRPALLMLVAKALANGQETPHTLEMSAVVEFIHTATLLHDDVVDESTLRRGRETANAAFGNAASVLVGDFLYSRAFQMMVGPNDLRVMQILSDATNTIAEGEVLQLLNMNDPEVDEASYLQVIRYKTAKLFEASTELGAILANASDAQREQAAAFGRHIGTAFQLMDDLLDYTANAAQMGKNAGDDLREGKPTLPLFYLLENGSKEERLLVRAAIEQNQDLPEDVFAQILAAVQNSGALDYTQAAAKREADLALSCLKAFPANEASKALEALCAYSLKRQT; encoded by the coding sequence ATGCCCAGCACTGTCAAAATCAATGACTTAAGCCAAATCCTCGCCTCAATTGCCTTAGATTTCAAGGCCTTAGACGAGGTTATCCGTCAGCGTTTAGTCTCAAAAGTCGCCTTAATTGACCAAATCTCGACCTATATCATCCAGGCCGGCGGCAAGCGGGTCAGACCGGCCCTATTGATGCTGGTGGCTAAAGCCCTGGCCAATGGCCAAGAAACCCCCCACACCCTGGAAATGTCGGCTGTAGTTGAATTTATTCACACGGCCACCCTCCTGCATGACGACGTTGTGGATGAATCCACCCTCAGAAGAGGTCGCGAAACCGCTAATGCCGCTTTCGGCAATGCCGCCAGTGTTTTAGTGGGTGACTTTTTGTATTCCAGAGCCTTCCAAATGATGGTGGGGCCAAATGATCTGCGGGTCATGCAAATCCTCTCCGATGCAACCAATACGATTGCCGAAGGTGAAGTACTCCAACTTCTGAATATGAATGACCCGGAAGTGGATGAAGCAAGTTACTTACAAGTCATTCGCTACAAAACAGCTAAGCTATTTGAAGCATCAACCGAGTTGGGCGCTATTTTGGCAAATGCTAGTGATGCGCAACGCGAACAAGCTGCCGCGTTTGGACGTCATATTGGTACCGCGTTTCAATTGATGGATGACTTGCTGGATTACACAGCGAATGCTGCGCAGATGGGTAAGAATGCTGGTGATGATTTACGTGAAGGCAAACCTACGCTGCCACTGTTTTACCTATTAGAAAATGGCAGCAAGGAAGAACGCCTTTTAGTTCGCGCTGCAATTGAACAAAATCAAGATTTACCAGAGGATGTATTCGCGCAGATTCTTGCTGCCGTACAAAACTCGGGCGCACTCGATTACACACAAGCTGCAGCCAAACGGGAAGCAGACTTAGCCTTATCTTGCCTAAAAGCTTTCCCCGCAAACGAAGCTAGTAAGGCCTTAGAGGCGCTATGCGCTTACTCTCTCAAAAGGCAGACTTAA
- the rplU gene encoding 50S ribosomal protein L21 — protein MYAVIKTGGKQYKVAAGEKLKIEQIPAKIGSEITLDQVLAVGEGASLKLGDPLVNGAAVMATVVSQERQDKVTIFKMRRRKHYQKHQGHRQHFTEILINTIKA, from the coding sequence ATGTACGCGGTCATAAAAACCGGTGGCAAACAGTATAAAGTTGCTGCAGGCGAAAAATTGAAAATAGAACAGATACCAGCGAAAATCGGCAGCGAAATCACTCTTGACCAAGTCCTCGCCGTTGGCGAAGGCGCTTCACTGAAATTAGGTGATCCATTGGTTAATGGTGCAGCTGTGATGGCCACTGTTGTCTCCCAGGAACGTCAGGATAAAGTGACAATCTTTAAGATGCGCCGTCGCAAGCATTATCAAAAGCACCAAGGCCATCGTCAGCATTTCACTGAAATTTTGATCAACACGATTAAAGCCTAA
- the rpmA gene encoding 50S ribosomal protein L27: MAQKKGGGSTRNGRDSESKRLGVKVFGGEHINAGSIIIRQRGTRVHPGANVGIGKDHTLFALIDGQVEFGVKGALKKAQVSVLPRS; encoded by the coding sequence ATGGCACAGAAAAAAGGCGGCGGCTCAACACGAAATGGCCGCGACTCAGAATCGAAACGCTTAGGCGTTAAGGTATTTGGCGGCGAGCATATTAACGCTGGCAGCATCATCATTCGTCAACGTGGCACACGTGTTCATCCAGGTGCTAACGTTGGTATTGGTAAAGATCACACTTTGTTTGCCTTAATTGACGGACAAGTGGAATTTGGCGTTAAGGGTGCTTTGAAGAAGGCCCAAGTTTCAGTCTTGCCTCGTTCATAA
- the obgE gene encoding GTPase ObgE — protein sequence MKFIDEARIEVIAGQGGTGSASMRREKFIEFGGPDGGDGGKGGSVWATADRNINTLIDYRYAKTHTAKNGEPGRGADCYGRAGDDIELRMPVGTIISDYETGEPIADLTTHGERLCLVQGGVGGWGNIHFKSSTNRAPRQKTNGKPGERRKLKLELKVLADVGLLGMPNSGKSTLITAVSNARPKIADYPFTTLHPNLSVVRVGNERSFVIADIPGLIEGAAEGAGLGHRFLRHLQRTGVLLHLVDIAPFDENVDPVADANAIVNELRKYDEALVEKPRWLVLNKVDMIPEEDRKKVVTDFVKKFKWKGPVFEVSALTGMGCDKLCYSLQDYLDSVRRDRDDADERAQDPRYQDQTEDKKTRLNILLIPSYER from the coding sequence ATGAAATTTATAGACGAAGCACGTATTGAAGTGATTGCCGGGCAAGGTGGTACCGGAAGCGCCTCTATGCGCCGTGAAAAGTTCATTGAATTTGGCGGACCTGACGGCGGCGATGGCGGTAAGGGTGGAAGCGTGTGGGCAACTGCTGACCGTAATATCAACACTTTGATTGATTACCGTTACGCAAAAACCCATACCGCTAAAAATGGCGAGCCTGGTCGTGGCGCAGATTGTTATGGTCGCGCTGGTGATGACATTGAATTGCGTATGCCTGTGGGCACTATCATTTCTGACTATGAAACTGGTGAACCTATCGCAGACTTAACTACGCACGGTGAGCGTCTTTGTTTGGTTCAAGGCGGTGTTGGTGGTTGGGGCAACATTCACTTTAAGAGCAGTACGAATAGAGCGCCACGTCAAAAGACGAATGGCAAACCTGGTGAGCGTCGCAAACTCAAACTTGAATTAAAAGTATTGGCTGATGTCGGTTTATTGGGTATGCCTAATTCGGGTAAATCTACTTTGATTACCGCAGTGTCAAATGCGCGTCCAAAGATCGCAGATTATCCATTCACAACCTTGCATCCAAACTTGAGTGTAGTGCGTGTTGGTAATGAACGCAGCTTTGTTATCGCTGACATTCCTGGTTTGATCGAGGGTGCCGCTGAGGGTGCTGGTTTGGGCCATCGCTTCTTGCGCCACTTACAACGTACCGGTGTGTTGCTTCATCTGGTGGACATCGCTCCTTTTGATGAAAACGTGGATCCGGTTGCCGATGCGAATGCGATTGTGAATGAGTTGCGTAAATACGATGAGGCTTTGGTTGAAAAACCACGTTGGCTGGTGCTCAATAAAGTCGACATGATTCCAGAAGAGGATCGCAAAAAGGTAGTTACAGACTTTGTGAAAAAGTTTAAGTGGAAAGGTCCAGTATTTGAGGTCTCGGCTTTGACTGGCATGGGTTGCGATAAGCTTTGCTATTCTCTGCAGGATTATTTAGATTCCGTGCGCCGTGATCGGGATGATGCTGATGAGCGTGCTCAAGATCCCCGCTATCAAGACCAAACAGAAGATAAAAAAACCAGATTAAATATCCTACTAATTCCTTCCTATGAACGCTAA
- a CDS encoding CNP1-like family protein, which yields MPLNPPNQSTLLPFYVSQHTIFKFAVDTDSILIGADGVTHYIVVMTSPSGSIQTQYEGIRCDSFQWRLYGTLENGAWKENPLSTWQHSK from the coding sequence ATGCCCCTAAACCCGCCTAACCAATCCACGTTACTTCCTTTTTACGTTTCTCAGCACACCATCTTTAAGTTTGCCGTCGATACGGACTCCATCCTCATCGGCGCAGATGGGGTTACTCATTATATCGTTGTCATGACTAGTCCCAGCGGCAGCATTCAAACTCAGTACGAAGGTATTCGTTGCGATTCATTTCAGTGGCGCCTCTATGGCACCTTAGAAAACGGAGCCTGGAAAGAAAATCCACTGTCTACTTGGCAGCATTCAAAGTAA
- a CDS encoding RNA pyrophosphohydrolase translates to MLDREGYRPNVGIVLLNSRNEVFWGKRVWQHSWQFPQGGIQHGESPEQAMYRELHEEVGLLPEHVQIIGRTRDWLRYDVPEEYLRRQNSTRVHRAAYRGQKQIWFLLRLVGLDSDIQLRASEHPEFDAWRWVPFWIQLDAVVGFKREVYQLALSELARYLSRGMRMQQLAWGTPLDLMQSFYGGSHEQPKDENPKDKKD, encoded by the coding sequence ATGCTTGACCGTGAAGGGTATCGCCCGAATGTCGGCATTGTCCTCCTCAACAGCCGTAACGAGGTTTTCTGGGGAAAACGCGTTTGGCAGCATTCGTGGCAGTTCCCGCAAGGCGGGATTCAGCATGGTGAAAGCCCTGAACAGGCTATGTACCGCGAATTGCATGAGGAGGTTGGCTTACTGCCGGAACATGTCCAGATTATTGGACGGACCAGGGATTGGCTTCGCTACGACGTCCCTGAGGAATACCTCCGCCGCCAGAACTCTACCCGCGTACATCGAGCCGCTTATCGGGGACAAAAACAAATCTGGTTTCTTTTGCGCTTAGTAGGTCTAGATAGCGACATTCAATTACGCGCTTCCGAGCATCCTGAATTCGACGCTTGGCGCTGGGTTCCCTTCTGGATCCAATTAGACGCAGTGGTTGGTTTTAAACGTGAAGTCTATCAACTAGCCCTATCCGAGCTAGCACGCTACCTTTCACGAGGTATGCGCATGCAGCAACTCGCATGGGGAACCCCTCTAGATCTCATGCAATCCTTTTATGGTGGCTCTCACGAACAACCTAAAGACGAAAACCCAAAAGATAAAAAAGATTAG
- a CDS encoding proline--tRNA ligase, which produces MKASQSFLATLKEAPSDAEVVSHKLMVRAGLIRKLSAGIYNYLPLGLKVIRKVENIIREEMNRAGAIELLMPMIQPAELWQETGRWEKMGPELLRIKDRHDRDFLIQPTSEEVVTDLARNEIKSYKQLPVNFYQIQTKFRDERRPRFGIMRGREFCMKDAYSFDRDTAGLKKSYQIMFDAYTHIFKRMGLQFRAVTADNGAIGGSGSQEFHVIADTGEDAIVYCPNSDYAANLEAAESLALIASRAAASTVMAKVPTPDKTNCADVAKFLNVPLESTVQSLLFAVDQENGPEKLFMLLVRGDHELNEVKASKIPGMTDSRFATEAEIRQACNAPAGYLGPVGVSTDVTVVADRTVANMADFVCGANDSGHHLTGVNWGRDLPEPLVLDIRNAVVGDPSPDGKGVVDICRGIEVGHVFQLGTRYSEAMGCTYLDQQGKAQPMVMGCYGIGVTRFLGAAIEQGHDEKGIIWPISMAPFEVVICPMGYEKSEAVKAACDQLHDELLAAGIDVILDDRDERPGAMFADWELIGAPFRVVIGDRGLADSTVEFKGRTDAESQNIPLGDIKAKVIAAVQTAKQSIA; this is translated from the coding sequence ATGAAAGCCTCACAATCATTTCTCGCCACGCTAAAAGAAGCCCCTTCTGACGCTGAGGTGGTTTCGCACAAGCTCATGGTGCGCGCAGGATTAATTCGCAAGTTGAGTGCGGGCATTTATAACTATTTGCCGCTCGGATTGAAGGTGATTCGCAAGGTGGAAAACATCATTCGCGAAGAAATGAACCGTGCTGGTGCTATCGAGTTGCTCATGCCAATGATTCAACCCGCTGAATTGTGGCAAGAGACTGGCCGTTGGGAAAAAATGGGCCCAGAATTACTCCGCATCAAAGATCGACACGATCGTGATTTCTTAATTCAGCCGACCTCTGAAGAAGTGGTGACCGATTTAGCTCGCAATGAAATTAAGAGCTACAAGCAACTACCGGTAAATTTTTATCAAATTCAAACCAAATTTCGCGACGAGCGTCGCCCCCGCTTTGGAATCATGCGTGGCCGTGAGTTCTGCATGAAAGATGCATATTCATTTGATCGTGATACCGCAGGTCTGAAGAAGTCGTATCAAATTATGTTTGATGCGTATACCCACATCTTTAAGCGTATGGGCCTTCAGTTTCGCGCGGTGACTGCGGATAATGGCGCAATTGGCGGATCTGGTAGTCAAGAGTTTCATGTGATTGCTGATACTGGTGAAGATGCGATTGTGTATTGCCCAAACTCGGATTACGCAGCTAACTTGGAGGCAGCTGAATCGCTGGCTTTAATCGCTTCTCGCGCTGCAGCCTCTACCGTAATGGCCAAAGTTCCCACGCCGGATAAAACGAACTGTGCTGATGTAGCCAAGTTCTTAAATGTTCCACTTGAATCTACCGTTCAATCATTGTTGTTTGCGGTTGATCAAGAAAATGGACCCGAAAAACTCTTTATGTTGTTGGTGCGTGGCGATCATGAGTTGAATGAAGTGAAAGCTAGCAAGATTCCTGGAATGACTGACTCCCGTTTTGCTACAGAAGCAGAAATTAGACAAGCTTGTAATGCGCCTGCTGGTTATCTAGGTCCTGTTGGAGTGAGTACTGATGTGACAGTCGTTGCCGATCGTACCGTCGCGAATATGGCTGATTTTGTTTGTGGCGCTAATGACTCGGGCCATCACTTGACTGGCGTGAACTGGGGTCGTGATTTGCCAGAACCGTTGGTGTTGGATATTCGCAATGCAGTAGTTGGTGATCCCTCCCCTGATGGTAAAGGGGTGGTGGATATTTGCCGCGGTATTGAAGTGGGGCACGTATTCCAGTTAGGTACACGTTATTCAGAAGCCATGGGTTGCACTTATTTGGATCAGCAGGGCAAAGCCCAACCGATGGTGATGGGTTGTTATGGGATTGGTGTTACTCGTTTTCTAGGCGCTGCAATTGAGCAAGGCCATGATGAGAAGGGCATTATTTGGCCCATCTCGATGGCGCCATTTGAAGTGGTGATTTGTCCAATGGGTTACGAAAAGTCAGAGGCAGTGAAAGCCGCATGCGATCAATTGCATGATGAGTTGTTGGCTGCTGGCATCGACGTCATTTTGGACGATCGCGATGAGCGTCCAGGGGCGATGTTTGCTGACTGGGAGTTGATTGGTGCCCCATTCCGCGTAGTGATTGGCGATCGCGGTTTAGCGGATTCCACAGTGGAATTTAAAGGCCGAACCGATGCTGAGTCACAAAATATCCCGCTTGGCGATATCAAAGCAAAAGTGATTGCCGCAGTACAAACTGCTAAGCAATCAATTGCTTAA
- the ffh gene encoding signal recognition particle protein, producing the protein MLENLTDRLSRLVKTMRGQARLTEANTAEMLREIRLALLEADVALPVVKSLLEQIKFKALGEEVVGSLSPGQALVGVVQRELAQVMQGDANESGKLNLATKPPAVILMTGLQGAGKTTSVGKLAKWLQEKKKKKVLTVSCDVYRPAAIEQLETVTKQVGAEFFPSDVSQKPNDIALAALDWARRHYFDVVLVDTAGRLGIDEALMQEIKTLYASLNPIETLFVVDAMLGQDAVNTAKAFHEALPLTGVILTKLDGDSRGGAALSVRQVTGVPLKFIGVAEKMDGLEAFDAERMANRILGMGDILALVEQAQQHVDVAKAEKLASKISTGGFDLEDFREQLMQMQKMGGMASLMDKLPSQVAQAASKANLSNADKQTTRMRGIIDSMTPKERRKPELLKASRKRRIAAGSGVAVQEVNRLLTQFEQMQTMMKQFKGGKMARAIAGMAAKGAAKGIGGLFKK; encoded by the coding sequence ATGCTAGAAAACCTCACCGACCGTCTATCTCGCCTTGTTAAAACAATGCGGGGCCAAGCCCGCCTCACTGAAGCCAATACCGCAGAAATGCTGCGAGAAATCCGTTTAGCCTTATTGGAGGCTGACGTAGCGCTGCCAGTCGTGAAGTCCTTACTTGAGCAAATTAAATTTAAAGCGCTTGGCGAAGAAGTCGTTGGCAGCCTCAGTCCAGGACAAGCCCTGGTTGGGGTAGTTCAGCGTGAGCTTGCCCAAGTCATGCAGGGCGACGCCAACGAAAGTGGTAAACTCAATTTAGCCACCAAGCCACCTGCTGTGATCTTGATGACTGGCTTACAGGGCGCTGGTAAAACCACCTCTGTTGGCAAACTGGCCAAATGGCTGCAAGAGAAAAAGAAAAAGAAAGTACTGACCGTTTCCTGCGACGTCTATCGTCCGGCCGCTATTGAGCAATTAGAAACTGTTACTAAGCAAGTTGGCGCGGAGTTTTTTCCAAGTGATGTTAGTCAAAAACCTAATGACATTGCCCTCGCCGCTTTGGATTGGGCACGCCGCCACTACTTTGACGTAGTGCTCGTCGATACGGCAGGTCGCCTGGGCATTGATGAAGCCCTCATGCAAGAAATTAAAACCCTGTATGCCAGCCTCAATCCAATCGAAACTCTATTTGTAGTGGATGCCATGCTTGGTCAAGATGCCGTGAACACGGCCAAGGCTTTCCATGAAGCGCTGCCCTTGACCGGCGTTATCCTCACCAAACTTGATGGCGACTCACGTGGTGGCGCTGCACTATCTGTTCGCCAAGTAACTGGCGTACCACTCAAATTCATCGGTGTTGCCGAGAAGATGGATGGCCTTGAAGCGTTTGATGCTGAACGCATGGCGAACCGCATTCTGGGTATGGGCGATATTCTGGCTTTGGTTGAACAAGCCCAGCAACATGTGGATGTTGCCAAAGCGGAAAAGCTAGCTAGCAAAATTTCTACAGGTGGTTTTGATCTAGAGGATTTCCGAGAGCAACTCATGCAAATGCAAAAGATGGGTGGCATGGCCAGCTTGATGGACAAATTACCAAGCCAAGTTGCTCAAGCAGCATCAAAAGCTAATTTAAGCAATGCCGATAAGCAAACCACCCGCATGCGTGGAATTATTGACAGCATGACCCCGAAAGAACGTAGGAAACCTGAATTGCTCAAAGCCAGTCGTAAGCGTCGCATTGCCGCCGGATCTGGCGTAGCAGTGCAAGAGGTGAACCGTCTACTGACTCAGTTTGAACAAATGCAAACCATGATGAAGCAATTTAAAGGCGGAAAAATGGCACGCGCAATCGCCGGCATGGCCGCAAAAGGAGCCGCCAAAGGCATTGGCGGACTCTTTAAAAAATAA
- a CDS encoding inner membrane protein YpjD yields MDILGYSSYGWLPSTLYLALLLVLSFRPKSGVESGLTTLLVQAAIFVILVVHGVQLHDSVFTPEGFVFGFAQALSLIAWVGLAFYWFQFWFLPISSLRWMALMCALVCAFLPSVFPGVLISPKAVSAPWFKGHFVVATVSVGLLSLAVMHAMLMSVQDRALHRQLAIIRNSRFAHWLEDLPPLMTMDSLLFNLLYVGFALLSLTVFSGLLFSQTLFGRPLVFDHKTIFALVSWVLFAGLLLARWRVGLRGRAAIRWILSAYTALLLAYVGSRFVLEVILQRA; encoded by the coding sequence ATGGATATTTTAGGTTACTCAAGTTACGGATGGCTTCCTTCTACGCTTTATTTGGCTCTTTTGCTCGTTTTAAGCTTTAGACCCAAGAGTGGTGTGGAGTCTGGGCTCACAACCCTCTTGGTACAAGCAGCCATTTTTGTAATTTTGGTGGTTCATGGAGTGCAACTTCATGACTCCGTCTTTACCCCTGAAGGCTTTGTTTTTGGTTTTGCCCAGGCTTTATCCTTGATTGCCTGGGTTGGACTTGCGTTTTATTGGTTCCAATTTTGGTTTTTGCCAATCTCCAGCTTGCGTTGGATGGCCTTAATGTGCGCGCTGGTTTGCGCATTTCTCCCCAGTGTTTTTCCGGGAGTTCTGATTTCTCCCAAGGCGGTTTCAGCCCCTTGGTTTAAAGGCCACTTTGTTGTGGCAACGGTTTCAGTGGGGTTATTGAGTTTGGCGGTAATGCACGCGATGTTGATGAGCGTTCAAGATCGTGCTTTGCATCGTCAGTTGGCCATCATTCGCAATAGTCGCTTTGCGCATTGGTTAGAAGACCTTCCCCCATTAATGACGATGGACAGTCTTTTATTCAACTTGCTCTATGTTGGCTTTGCTTTACTGAGTTTGACGGTGTTCTCTGGTTTGTTGTTTTCTCAAACGCTATTTGGCAGGCCTCTGGTGTTTGATCACAAAACAATTTTTGCCTTAGTGTCCTGGGTTTTATTCGCAGGATTGCTCTTGGCTCGCTGGCGTGTAGGTCTACGAGGCAGGGCGGCTATTCGTTGGATATTGAGTGCATACACCGCTTTATTGCTCGCTTATGTTGGCAGCCGTTTTGTGCTTGAAGTCATTCTTCAGAGAGCGTAA
- the ampD gene encoding 1,6-anhydro-N-acetylmuramyl-L-alanine amidase AmpD, producing the protein MFAGAGLFYLWIQGKKQAKLDSENPLKPSKDKPKKASEPEVMVQCQYCKVHLPQSEAIGYDDRFYCSQEHFHALDAQGWIGDARWRISPNQDARPENISPDLVVIHHISLPPGEFRNQFSSYHIVDFFQNKLDPNAHPYFEEIANHKVSSHFLIARSGELVQCVSTQKKAWHAGVSTFLGREKCNDFSIGIELEGDGDTPFAEVQYQALTNLIEKLAKTYPGLQFSGHSDIAPERNTDPGMSFDWKRFQKETGISVQKLPFGLDFR; encoded by the coding sequence TTGTTTGCGGGTGCAGGCCTTTTTTATCTCTGGATTCAAGGTAAAAAACAGGCGAAACTTGATTCAGAAAATCCCCTTAAACCCAGTAAAGATAAGCCTAAGAAGGCTTCCGAACCTGAAGTCATGGTGCAATGCCAATATTGCAAGGTACATCTACCGCAATCAGAAGCAATTGGGTATGACGATCGGTTTTATTGCTCTCAAGAACATTTCCATGCTTTAGATGCACAAGGTTGGATTGGTGATGCGCGGTGGAGAATTTCGCCAAACCAAGATGCAAGACCAGAAAACATTTCACCTGATTTAGTGGTGATTCATCACATCAGTCTTCCACCTGGTGAATTCAGAAACCAATTCTCTAGCTACCATATCGTTGATTTTTTTCAAAATAAGCTCGATCCGAATGCGCATCCCTATTTTGAGGAAATTGCCAATCACAAAGTGTCCAGTCATTTTTTGATTGCTCGCTCAGGTGAGCTGGTGCAGTGCGTATCCACACAGAAGAAAGCCTGGCATGCTGGCGTTTCTACTTTTCTTGGAAGGGAAAAGTGCAATGACTTTTCTATAGGCATTGAATTGGAGGGCGATGGTGATACGCCATTTGCGGAAGTTCAATATCAAGCTTTAACAAATCTCATTGAGAAATTGGCAAAAACTTATCCCGGCTTGCAGTTCTCTGGACATAGTGACATTGCGCCTGAGCGCAACACTGATCCGGGAATGTCTTTTGATTGGAAAAGGTTCCAAAAAGAGACGGGAATTTCTGTTCAAAAACTGCCATTCGGCTTGGACTTTCGCTAA